Genomic window (Vibrio pomeroyi):
CACTGATCATATAGCAATCGTTAATGTCACCACCAGAGACCTTCGTACGTTCAGTTATCTGAAAGTTGAACAAAAGCGTATCTGAAAGCTGTTGAGAAATGGCCTGCCACATAGGAAATCCTCACAGAACTGTTGATTTGAAATACTATCGTTTAATAGCAATAGTTTAGGATAAATCTGAGTAATTTATAGACGTACTGGTCAATGTTCACAGCTCTAATTCATCTCAATATGAATCAATTAGCGGATTTGTGACCTGACACAGTTTCAATGCCTTTGATTAATCGACAAAAAATGTATGACGGCAAGACGTTCTTGTTTGGAACTAGCTTCACATTCGGCATGGAATTCGAGGTCGTTCACTAGAAAATCGCAGGTGGGTTGCTATTGTCTACGCTTAAATTTTAGCAATTACTAATAGTCCACTAATTGCGTCGTGTGGAAGGCGGGGGGAGTGCCCATCAGGATCGCACTTGAAACCGTTGTTAAGTCCTATTTCTCTGCTTTGTTTGTAGATTGATTCAATTTTGAGCTTAAATGCTAGCAAAGATCATTTTAATATTACTTTTAGCAATAAAATGATGACAAATGACTTCATTTACATAGTATTAGCCTAGAACGTGTTAATCTGCTTAAGAGCTTAAAACGGAGATTTATTGTGGTTGTAGAAACCGATGGCTATCTAGCTTTAATCGAGCACCTATCATTCAACCTAGACGTATTTACCAATGGTAATGGTGATACAGGAAATGAAAGTGTCGAAGACATTATTACAGACATGATTTCAACGAACATCATGGCTATCTTCGAACAAAACCCCGAACTGCACGCGAGTGTACGTTTTCAACTGCTGAAAGAAGCAGACGCCGTTGTTGCGGATTTAGGTGAAGTATTAGCAGGTGTGTGGGCTA
Coding sequences:
- a CDS encoding DUF3802 family protein; this translates as MVVETDGYLALIEHLSFNLDVFTNGNGDTGNESVEDIITDMISTNIMAIFEQNPELHASVRFQLLKEADAVVADLGEVLAGVWAKKATNEQIVFLDEYIALVKNLFDTAVAKYD